In Brachypodium distachyon strain Bd21 chromosome 2, Brachypodium_distachyon_v3.0, whole genome shotgun sequence, one genomic interval encodes:
- the LOC100821101 gene encoding peroxidase 1: MASRSRQLAGLAMLLLPAVLCLQMPAPSRAQLQVGFYNTTCPNAEALVRQAVTAAFANNSGIAAGLIRLHFHDCFVRGCDASVLLTINPGGGTTEKDSPPNNPSLRGFDVIAAAKALVEQSCPRTVSCADILAFAARDSVNLTGTNSFYQVPSGRRDGNISTQDDAINNLPGPNSTADSLITGFARKNLTAEDMVVLSGSHTLGRSHCDAFLFKNRERLASGTVSPAYQALLEALCPPTSGQFTLVTTEIDLSTPVVLDNNYYRLLPLNLGLHFSDDQLVRNGTLNAFVNQFIADETLWKQKFFAAMIKMGNIEPKTGAQGEVRLNCSLVNPASSSSAGVIEMPLPDNDGEVATS; this comes from the exons ATGGCGAGCCGCAGCAGGCAGCTGGCTGGCCTAgcgatgctgctgctgccggccgtGCTGTGCCTGCAGATGCCGGCGCCGAGCCGCGCGCAGCTGCAGGTGGGGTTCTACAACACCACCTGCCCCAACGCCGAGGCGCTCGTCCGGCAGGCCGTCACGGCGGCCTTCGCTAACAACTCCGGCATCGCCGCCGGACTCATCCGCCTCCACTTCCATGACTGCTTCGTCAGG GGCTGCGATGCCTCGGTGCTTCTGACCATCAAcccgggcggcggcacgaCGGAGAAGGACTCCCCGCCCAACAACCCGAGCCTCCGCGGCTTCGAcgtcatcgccgccgccaaggcccTGGTGGAGCAGAGCTGCCCGCGCACGgtctcctgcgccgacatCCTGGCCTTCGCGGCTCGTGACAGCGTCAACCTCACGGGCACCAACTCGTTCTACCAGGTcccctccggccgccgcgacgGGAACATCTCGACACAGGACGACGCCATAAACAACCTCCCGGGCCCCAACTCGACGGCCGACTCCCTCATCACGGGCTTCGCCAGAAAGAACCTGACCGCCGAGGACATGGTGGTGCTCTCGGGGTCCCACACGCTGGGCCGCTCCCACTGCGACGCGTTCCTGTTCAAGAACCGCGAGAGGCTGGCGAGCGGCACCGTCAGCCCGGCGTACCAGGCGCTGCTGGAGGCGCTGTGCCCGCCCACCAGTGGCCAGTTCACGCTGGTCACCACGGAGATCGACCTCAGCACGCCCGTCGTGCTGGACAACAACTACTACAGGCTGCTCCCGCTCAACCTGGGCCTCCACTTCTCTGATGACCAGCTCGTCCGCAACGGCACGCTCAATGCCTTTGTCAACCAGTTCATCGCCGACGAGACGCTGTGGAAGCAGAAGTTCTTTGCGGCCATGATCAAGATGGGCAACATCGAGCCCAAGACCGGGGCGCAGGGCGAGGTGCGGCTCAACTGCAGCCTCGTCAACccggcctcgtcttcctccgccgggGTGATCGAGATGCCCCTCCCGGACAACGACGGTGAGGTTGCCACCAGCTGA